A stretch of the Agromyces larvae genome encodes the following:
- a CDS encoding DUF6421 family protein, with the protein MSQTTMATIVGEPEVLEDALTVTPEVIALADGVERDAAWLRLKEAATALQALQVKDGSVPPSELAEPVEANPPSTGSGSGGKLAEPVEANPPSTGSGGGAHDEASALVDAIVESIAALAPRFPHEAAYLEALQTDFRRWQAEGFGVPDFLDSLVEFQPQRHRVDGIRHLVVFPMYTQNGSPDRHVEALVVETIWPEFIAGLEASAYSNKLFVSLRLVDFTPGYNTNSAVLFPETVAMREIPPFTWGAIFQDREAARYRRVVRAASEITKLDLPDDAARLLDDQKLAESTFVMWDLIHDRTHMRGDLPFDPFMIKQRMPFFLYSLEELRCDLTAFRESVKLERDPATDATVREHAKLVQYAVIFDRIFRFAITGSRVRNYDGLGGQLLFAWLHRKHVLEWTDVSLSFDWAAVPDAVVELGDAIDELYWKSIDRPKTAHWLAAYELVRSVLTPNPASVWAEGLPREVLAGPPKGYTDLVMDDEFPLSMFYEALDKKMKTIIESTVGITGTTDD; encoded by the coding sequence ATGTCACAGACCACCATGGCGACGATCGTTGGCGAACCCGAGGTCCTCGAGGACGCCCTCACCGTGACACCCGAGGTCATCGCCCTCGCCGACGGCGTCGAGCGCGACGCCGCGTGGCTGCGCCTCAAGGAGGCGGCGACGGCACTGCAGGCACTGCAGGTGAAGGACGGCTCGGTGCCCCCTTCGGAGCTCGCTGAGCCCGTCGAAGCGAACCCCCCTTCGACAGGCTCAGGGAGCGGAGGCAAGCTCGCTGAGCCCGTCGAAGCGAACCCCCCTTCGACCGGCTCAGGCGGCGGAGCCCACGACGAGGCATCCGCCCTCGTGGACGCGATCGTGGAATCGATCGCCGCGCTCGCACCGCGCTTCCCGCACGAGGCCGCCTACCTCGAAGCGCTGCAGACCGACTTCCGCCGGTGGCAGGCCGAGGGCTTCGGGGTGCCCGACTTCCTCGACTCGCTGGTCGAGTTCCAGCCGCAGCGGCACCGGGTCGACGGCATCCGCCACCTTGTGGTGTTCCCGATGTACACGCAGAACGGCTCGCCCGACCGGCACGTCGAGGCGCTCGTCGTCGAGACGATCTGGCCCGAGTTCATCGCCGGCCTCGAGGCATCCGCCTATTCGAACAAGCTGTTCGTGAGCCTGCGGCTGGTCGACTTCACGCCCGGGTACAACACGAACTCGGCGGTACTGTTCCCCGAGACGGTCGCGATGCGCGAGATCCCGCCGTTCACGTGGGGCGCGATCTTCCAGGACCGCGAGGCGGCCCGCTACCGCAGGGTCGTGCGCGCGGCATCCGAGATCACGAAGCTCGACCTGCCCGATGACGCGGCCCGCCTGCTCGACGACCAGAAGCTGGCCGAATCCACCTTCGTGATGTGGGATCTCATCCACGACCGCACCCACATGCGCGGCGACCTGCCGTTCGACCCGTTCATGATCAAACAGCGCATGCCGTTCTTCCTCTACTCGCTCGAGGAGCTGCGGTGCGATCTGACCGCGTTCCGCGAGTCGGTGAAGCTCGAGCGCGACCCCGCGACGGATGCCACGGTGCGCGAGCACGCGAAGCTCGTGCAGTACGCGGTGATCTTCGACCGGATCTTCCGGTTCGCGATCACCGGGTCGCGGGTGCGCAATTACGACGGGCTCGGCGGCCAGCTGCTGTTCGCGTGGCTGCACCGGAAGCACGTGCTCGAGTGGACGGATGTCTCGCTGAGCTTCGACTGGGCCGCGGTGCCCGACGCGGTGGTCGAGCTGGGCGACGCGATCGACGAGCTGTACTGGAAGTCGATCGACCGGCCGAAGACCGCGCACTGGCTCGCCGCGTACGAACTCGTGCGCTCGGTGCTCACGCCGAACCCCGCCTCGGTCTGGGCCGAAGGGCTGCCGCGCGAGGTGCTCGCCGGGCCGCCCAAGGGGTACACCGACCTCGTGATGGACGACGAGTTCCCCCTCTCGATGTTCTACGAGGCGCTCGACAAGAAGATGAAGACGATCATCGAGTCGACGGTGGGCATCACCGGGACGACGGATGACTGA